The stretch of DNA CCTTACCGTTCGCAGTAACATAGGTGCATGCGGTAATAACCAACCCAACTCCGCCAGAACGTCTTGCATAATACTTTACCTCTGCATCCGTAACAGTTCCATCTTGGTTGGAAGACCAATTGGTCATTGGTGCCATCACGATTCGATTTTTCAATTGAACCCCGTTTTTAAAATTAAATGTCTCAAATAATGGTGCATATTTTGAATTCACCGCTATGTACCCCCATTGTATTGTTTATTTACCCTCTTATATTTTCAGTTACTTTAACAAAAATACACTTGTAAATTATTCAAAAAACCCACCTTGCTCATTATGCTAGGTGGGAGAGTTGATTAAGGAAAAATTGGTTGTGTCTGCTTTTTTTTGCTTGGTATAATTCGATGTCAGCGAGTTGGATTAAATCATCTGGTCTCATCTTTTCATCTGGAACAAGTGTTGCACATCCTAGGCTTATGCTGACGATTGGTTCTTTTTTCGTGGCAATGTATGGTAGGTTCAGCTTTTTTACATTTGCTTGGAGTAAATCAGCAATATGTGCTGCACCCTTTTTATCTGTTTCAGGCAGCAAGATTACAAATTCTTCCCCACCATATCTTGCTGCAAAATCCGCTGGCCGTTTTAGCGTTTCTTTTAAGGCAATGGCAATTTGTCTTAAACAATCGTCACCAGCCAGATGACCATTAAAATCATTATATTTTTTAAAATAGTCAATATCAATCATGATGGCTGAAAAAGGCAAAGTGCTGCGCTTTGTTCGATTCCATTCCTCTTGAAGCTTTTCTTCAAAATAACGACGATTGGGTATACCCGTTAAACCATCCATATTGGAAATAAAACGTAACATAACATTGGTTTCATGAAGTTTTTTCTCTCTTTCAATCCGTTCGGTAATATCTCGGGAAACAGCTACAATTCCTTCTAAATCTCGAGAATTCTTACGAATGGTTCGAGCATTGGTTTCAACCCAAATATACGTTCCATCTTTTTTCTTAATTCGATGAGAAAAGGAAGCAAAATCCAATTCGGTATCTGCTTCTATTAGTAATGTCTTGACCTTTTCTATTTCATCAGGATGCAGATATTCAAATAAATTACGACCAAGCATTTCCTCTTGGTTAAAATCTAACAAACACTCACAAGATGGTGATAAATATTCATAATGTCCATTTGGATTAAGATAAGAAATAAGATCTGTCGTGTTTACAGTAATAAACCGATAGAGTTCTTCATTTTTCCTTAAAGCTTCTTCTAATTTATTCCGTTTCGTAACATCTCTCATAAACACTTCTACAGCAGGCTTATCATTATAGACAAACGGCGCTGAAGCAATTTCAATATCCAAAATATTATATTGGTGTGTATAAATTTTTAATTCAATACGTTCAAGGCTTCTTTTCCCTTCACACATTTCTTCCAACCGTCTCTTAAAAGTAGGATGGTATTCTGGCAGGATATAATGAAAAATTGATTTGCCAATTAGTTCAGTGGAAGATAACTGAATTAGTTCCTCAAACTTGTCATTTACCAGGACAATTTTTTCATCTTGATATACGATTATTGGTTCTGGTGAAGATTTG from Neobacillus sp. CF12 encodes:
- a CDS encoding sensor domain-containing diguanylate cyclase; this encodes MKYTGRIILLFLSIMVSIIESFSEPTNLWSILEAVTFAAIAATLGWVYDKAVFYKHKVEMSEISLQNIFKSSPEPIIVYQDEKIVLVNDKFEELIQLSSTELIGKSIFHYILPEYHPTFKRRLEEMCEGKRSLERIELKIYTHQYNILDIEIASAPFVYNDKPAVEVFMRDVTKRNKLEEALRKNEELYRFITVNTTDLISYLNPNGHYEYLSPSCECLLDFNQEEMLGRNLFEYLHPDEIEKVKTLLIEADTELDFASFSHRIKKKDGTYIWVETNARTIRKNSRDLEGIVAVSRDITERIEREKKLHETNVMLRFISNMDGLTGIPNRRYFEEKLQEEWNRTKRSTLPFSAIMIDIDYFKKYNDFNGHLAGDDCLRQIAIALKETLKRPADFAARYGGEEFVILLPETDKKGAAHIADLLQANVKKLNLPYIATKKEPIVSISLGCATLVPDEKMRPDDLIQLADIELYQAKKSRHNQFFLNQLSHLA